The Candidatus Arthromitus sp. SFB-mouse-Japan genome includes a region encoding these proteins:
- a CDS encoding C40 family peptidase, with product MNSRLKRFLVVLVLNFVLTASFPKAEPLPVSEQDGQYSNNEEIAVTIYDKIVTGQTSINISNDSDLEIRADIDVNEVEKSNVVSKEVSYNQELGVRIADFAKSLIGKPYMYGKTGPNSFDCSGFVKYVYGNFGINLPRTSQAQAYVGTRVSRSELKPGDLVFSNTYSSLSHVGVYVGDGKFVHAANSSTGVTVSSVNDGYYGARYAWSMRPY from the coding sequence ATGAACAGTAGATTAAAAAGGTTTTTGGTAGTTTTAGTACTTAATTTTGTTTTGACTGCGAGTTTTCCAAAAGCTGAACCGCTACCTGTTAGTGAACAAGATGGACAGTATAGTAATAATGAAGAGATTGCAGTAACTATTTATGATAAAATAGTTACTGGTCAGACATCTATTAATATTTCGAACGATAGTGATTTAGAGATAAGAGCTGATATTGATGTTAATGAAGTTGAGAAAAGCAATGTAGTATCTAAAGAGGTAAGTTATAATCAGGAATTAGGAGTTAGAATTGCCGATTTTGCGAAGAGTTTAATTGGCAAACCGTATATGTACGGTAAAACAGGCCCAAATTCATTTGATTGTTCTGGATTTGTTAAATATGTATATGGAAATTTTGGGATTAATCTTCCAAGAACTAGTCAAGCACAAGCATATGTAGGAACTAGAGTAAGTAGAAGTGAATTAAAGCCAGGGGATTTGGTTTTTTCTAACACTTATTCATCTCTATCACATGTAGGAGTTTATGTAGGAGATGGAAAATTTGTTCATGCTGCGAATTCTAGTACCGGTGTTACTGTTTCTAGTGTGAATGATGGATATTATGGTGCTAGGTATGCATGGTCTATGAGACCTTATTAA
- a CDS encoding rod shape-determining protein translates to MGLFGISKDMGIDLGTANTLVYVKGKGIVLREPSVVAINDVTKRALAVGREAKQMIGRTPGNIIAIRPLKDGVIADFEVTQTMLKKFIEKVTSRSILASPRIIVCFPSGVTGVEKRAIEEATKQAGAREVVLMEEPMAAAIGAGLPVDDATGSMIVDIGGGTTEVAVISLGGIVTSKSLRIAGNELDQSITSYIKREFNLMIGERTAEQVKMEIGSAFQLDEVERVIDIKGRDLITGLPKTIKVTEDQIRDALKEPVSAIIDSIKTTLEKTPPELAADIMEKGIMLAGGGALLRNLDALINHETHMPVHIAEQPLDCVALGAGKALENFDRIAKNQRGH, encoded by the coding sequence ATGGGATTATTTGGCATAAGTAAAGATATGGGCATAGATTTGGGAACTGCTAATACGCTTGTATATGTTAAAGGCAAAGGTATAGTCTTGAGAGAGCCATCTGTAGTTGCTATAAATGATGTTACGAAGAGGGCTTTAGCTGTAGGAAGAGAAGCTAAGCAAATGATTGGAAGAACACCAGGTAATATTATAGCCATAAGACCTTTAAAAGATGGAGTTATAGCTGATTTTGAAGTTACTCAAACTATGTTAAAGAAGTTTATAGAAAAAGTTACTTCAAGAAGTATTTTAGCTAGTCCAAGAATAATAGTTTGTTTTCCATCTGGGGTAACGGGTGTTGAAAAGAGAGCCATTGAAGAGGCAACAAAGCAGGCAGGAGCTAGGGAAGTTGTTTTAATGGAGGAGCCTATGGCAGCGGCAATAGGTGCTGGATTACCAGTTGATGATGCTACCGGAAGTATGATAGTAGATATAGGTGGAGGTACAACTGAAGTAGCCGTTATATCATTAGGGGGAATTGTTACGAGTAAATCATTAAGGATTGCTGGAAATGAATTAGATCAATCTATAACTAGTTACATAAAAAGAGAGTTTAACTTGATGATTGGTGAAAGAACAGCTGAACAGGTTAAGATGGAAATAGGATCTGCATTTCAGTTAGATGAAGTAGAAAGAGTCATAGATATAAAGGGTAGAGACCTTATTACAGGATTACCTAAGACTATAAAGGTTACAGAGGATCAGATAAGAGATGCTTTGAAAGAACCTGTTTCTGCAATAATTGATTCCATAAAAACTACTCTTGAGAAAACGCCACCTGAGTTAGCAGCAGATATTATGGAAAAAGGCATAATGTTAGCTGGTGGAGGAGCATTGTTAAGAAATTTAGATGCTTTAATAAATCATGAGACTCATATGCCGGTACATATTGCAGAACAACCGTTAGATTGTGTAGCATTAGGAGCTGGGAAAGCATTAGAAAATTTTGATAGAATAGCTAAAAATCAAAGAGGACATTAA
- the mreC gene encoding rod shape-determining protein MreC yields the protein MKFMKNKINLIISLLIIIMIVLILFSSQRTSKSYIEGITGNVMNPIQKVMYNISKSISDIYYGVMHYSELMGKLEDLNEENGRLKSEIIEYSKLKEENDKLRDILNLKDRLDDYTFVGANIIGKNGSYTNDYIVDVGIKDGLENGMIVVANGGLFGMVISVSDYWSIISPIINGSISVGGIVQRTNGSQGIVKKYKNSSGNYILKMEYVPIDEDVVVGDIIVTSGLGGVYPSGIIIGEVISIENDKRNLSKSILIKSHIDFDFVSNLFIVIPKNKYKVEY from the coding sequence ATGAAATTCATGAAAAATAAGATAAATCTTATAATATCTTTGTTAATTATAATCATGATTGTTCTCATATTATTTTCTTCTCAGAGGACTAGTAAATCTTACATTGAGGGCATAACAGGAAATGTAATGAATCCTATACAGAAGGTTATGTATAATATTTCTAAATCTATATCTGATATATATTATGGAGTAATGCATTATTCAGAATTGATGGGTAAATTGGAAGATTTAAATGAGGAAAATGGAAGGTTGAAATCTGAAATTATAGAGTATTCTAAATTAAAGGAAGAAAATGATAAATTGCGGGATATATTAAATTTAAAAGATAGATTGGATGATTATACATTTGTAGGAGCAAATATTATAGGGAAAAATGGATCGTACACGAATGATTACATAGTAGATGTAGGTATAAAAGATGGACTCGAAAATGGCATGATAGTTGTGGCAAATGGAGGACTGTTTGGAATGGTTATATCTGTATCCGATTATTGGAGTATTATATCTCCAATAATTAATGGAAGTATATCGGTAGGAGGTATAGTTCAAAGGACTAACGGAAGTCAAGGGATAGTTAAAAAATATAAGAATTCGTCTGGAAATTACATACTTAAGATGGAGTATGTACCTATAGATGAAGATGTAGTTGTGGGGGATATTATTGTTACTTCTGGATTAGGAGGAGTGTATCCGTCTGGAATAATTATCGGGGAGGTTATATCCATAGAAAATGATAAAAGAAATTTAAGTAAAAGTATTTTAATTAAATCCCATATAGATTTTGATTTTGTGAGCAATTTATTTATAGTAATCCCCAAAAATAAATATAAGGTAGAATACTAA
- the mreD gene encoding rod shape-determining protein MreD translates to MKFLLLFIIGIFFFLLDISVIPLFTINGSYTSLTSVYFFICCMNIEKYEIVYFSVVIGFLQDVFFINGFGVNIFLNIILGVLFYYVSIKYNKNKYFLSVLIVSIFCIFKSFITNIFLMIFLGVGISGLYMIYELIYIFVFSVFLYLFLGRIFKGRLFKKSLEF, encoded by the coding sequence ATGAAGTTTTTATTATTATTTATTATAGGTATATTTTTTTTCTTATTAGATATATCGGTAATTCCTCTTTTTACTATAAATGGTTCGTATACAAGTTTAACTAGTGTATATTTTTTTATATGTTGTATGAATATTGAAAAATATGAAATTGTATATTTTTCTGTTGTTATAGGATTTCTCCAGGATGTGTTTTTTATTAATGGGTTTGGAGTTAATATATTTTTAAATATTATTTTAGGTGTGTTATTTTATTATGTATCTATTAAATATAATAAGAACAAATATTTTTTATCTGTGTTAATTGTGTCTATATTTTGTATATTTAAGAGTTTTATTACGAATATATTTTTAATGATATTTTTGGGTGTAGGTATAAGTGGTTTATATATGATTTATGAATTGATTTATATATTTGTTTTTTCAGTTTTTTTGTATTTGTTTTTAGGTAGAATATTTAAAGGGAGATTGTTTAAGAAGTCACTAGAATTTTAA
- a CDS encoding penicillin-binding transpeptidase domain-containing protein, translating into MFVLFFIIIIRLFNLQIIGFEDNLKLSTYYSQRQVSIRASRGEILDKNGEVLATNVESYILEYSGINNSDSFFEVITEVLDILDKNGEDLYNNFEIKVDPFRFEFAVTSESEIRGKELRFKNDRGYYDKLKKKYFSSIRDLTDNQKRELEDSIINIKAEDMFYDLIEEYDLYKLLDSSFEMKNSTGKEIYDKLIKKFTPKRIRDYVFIRDSIKMNSFSGFNPIILAIDLDKETAFEIMQKEIMLKGITVSPRSIRYYPEGEFASNIIGYIGAIDDNQKEKYQKDGYNTSYDTIGKSGIEAIFESNLRGKHGSNIIKVDNNGTKKEDIMQIDPIPGDNIYLTIDKKLQKVTERALNDVMTGLQNTGNGHGTGLDTSNATRGAAVVIDVNNGDILSLVSLPNYDPNVFVSDENMTPDIRKQYFATDLKEFGEEYIESRKLNIDVDELFPLSDINDPNSLREDPNDVYPKVFFNYATQGLIPPGSTFKPLTAIAALEEGVIGPNETIKDNLVFEAYNNKWTNLVNYTLGDIDVRDALRSSNNHYFYQVAYRLYNKEGFSNKEGLDILAKWAWQFGLGRPPNTTNYISTTGIELIETTGQVFNLQSMKSNVIALSTYNIIDILNKGEFGRYIFNPIDISKKTTDSEKLSKLKKEIKDFVKKILDEDLPLDVDKGILKEKTDYLNSNLNMLFSDIVNYYNEESDTEYTNNDIENMTNAITEYTIYSLRTEIYTPGNVINASIGQGISLFTPIQLANYIATLVNGGIRYKLNLVDKIVDIDNNIVKEYKPEILDKVILKSENVDAVIEGMRRVTRNGSTASVFTNGHYFPIETGGKTGTATFKENGMQERVGRAAYGVFVGFAPIDDPKIAVCVVIYDGGHGYFSSYVARAIFEAYFKDELQKNYPEYIPMFPYAYTLMD; encoded by the coding sequence ATGTTTGTACTTTTTTTTATTATAATAATTAGATTATTTAATCTTCAAATTATAGGATTTGAGGACAACTTAAAATTATCAACATATTATTCTCAAAGGCAAGTATCTATAAGGGCATCTAGAGGTGAAATATTAGATAAGAATGGAGAGGTTCTTGCTACTAATGTAGAAAGTTACATACTAGAATATTCAGGCATTAATAATAGTGATAGCTTTTTTGAAGTAATTACAGAGGTTCTTGATATATTGGATAAAAATGGTGAAGATTTATATAATAATTTTGAAATAAAGGTTGATCCATTTAGATTTGAATTTGCAGTGACCTCTGAGTCTGAGATAAGAGGCAAAGAGCTTAGATTTAAAAATGATAGAGGTTATTATGATAAATTGAAGAAGAAATATTTTTCTTCTATTAGAGATTTGACAGACAATCAAAAAAGAGAATTGGAAGATAGTATTATAAATATAAAAGCCGAAGATATGTTTTATGATTTAATAGAGGAGTACGATTTATATAAGCTATTGGATAGTTCATTTGAAATGAAAAATAGTACTGGAAAGGAAATATATGATAAATTAATTAAAAAATTTACACCTAAACGTATAAGAGATTATGTTTTTATAAGAGATAGTATTAAAATGAATAGTTTTTCTGGCTTTAATCCTATAATATTGGCAATTGATTTGGACAAGGAAACTGCTTTTGAAATAATGCAAAAGGAGATTATGTTAAAAGGTATAACAGTTTCACCTAGATCTATAAGATATTATCCTGAAGGAGAGTTTGCATCTAATATTATAGGTTATATAGGTGCAATAGATGATAATCAAAAAGAAAAATATCAGAAAGATGGTTATAATACCTCATATGATACAATTGGAAAGTCTGGTATAGAGGCTATATTTGAATCTAATTTAAGAGGAAAACATGGAAGTAATATTATAAAGGTTGATAATAATGGTACTAAGAAGGAAGATATTATGCAAATTGACCCAATACCTGGAGATAATATTTATTTAACTATAGACAAGAAGTTACAGAAAGTAACTGAACGGGCATTGAATGATGTAATGACTGGATTACAGAATACAGGTAATGGACATGGAACAGGGCTTGATACAAGTAATGCAACGCGTGGTGCCGCTGTTGTTATTGATGTTAATAATGGAGATATATTATCATTAGTATCATTACCTAATTATGATCCTAATGTGTTTGTTAGTGATGAAAATATGACTCCAGATATAAGAAAACAATATTTTGCTACTGATCTTAAAGAATTTGGAGAAGAATATATAGAAAGTAGAAAGTTAAATATAGATGTAGATGAATTATTTCCATTATCAGATATTAATGATCCTAATAGTTTAAGAGAAGATCCAAATGATGTATATCCAAAGGTGTTTTTTAACTATGCGACCCAAGGTTTAATACCTCCAGGATCGACATTTAAGCCTTTGACAGCAATAGCTGCACTTGAGGAAGGGGTTATTGGACCTAATGAAACTATAAAAGATAATTTAGTATTTGAAGCTTATAATAATAAATGGACAAATCTTGTTAATTATACACTTGGAGACATTGATGTTAGAGATGCGTTAAGATCATCAAATAATCACTACTTTTATCAAGTTGCATATAGACTGTATAATAAGGAAGGATTTTCTAATAAAGAAGGATTAGATATATTGGCTAAATGGGCATGGCAATTTGGATTAGGTAGACCACCCAATACAACAAATTATATTTCTACAACAGGTATAGAATTGATAGAAACCACAGGGCAAGTATTTAATTTACAAAGTATGAAATCAAATGTAATAGCTTTATCTACATATAATATAATAGATATTTTAAATAAGGGGGAGTTTGGCAGATATATATTTAATCCAATAGATATATCTAAAAAGACCACAGATAGTGAAAAATTATCGAAATTAAAGAAGGAAATTAAAGACTTCGTAAAGAAAATATTAGATGAAGATTTGCCATTAGACGTGGATAAAGGAATATTGAAAGAAAAAACTGATTATTTAAATTCAAATTTAAACATGTTATTTTCTGATATAGTTAATTATTACAATGAAGAGTCTGATACTGAGTATACAAATAATGATATTGAAAATATGACAAATGCGATAACAGAATATACAATATATTCATTAAGAACTGAAATTTATACTCCAGGGAATGTTATAAATGCATCTATAGGTCAAGGTATAAGTTTATTTACGCCTATACAGCTTGCAAATTATATTGCAACTCTTGTCAATGGGGGTATAAGATATAAATTAAATTTAGTAGATAAGATAGTAGATATAGATAATAATATAGTTAAAGAATATAAACCTGAAATATTAGATAAAGTTATTTTAAAATCTGAAAATGTGGATGCTGTAATAGAAGGCATGAGAAGAGTTACTAGGAATGGTAGCACTGCAAGTGTATTTACTAATGGTCATTATTTTCCTATTGAAACAGGTGGCAAAACAGGTACAGCAACATTTAAAGAAAATGGAATGCAAGAAAGAGTTGGTAGAGCGGCATATGGTGTATTTGTTGGATTTGCACCTATAGATGATCCAAAGATAGCTGTATGTGTAGTTATATATGATGGTGGTCATGGATATTTTAGTTCTTATGTAGCTAGAGCAATATTTGAGGCATATTTTAAGGATGAATTACAAAAAAATTATCCTGAATATATTCCAATGTTTCCTTATGCATATACTTTAATGGATTAA
- the minC gene encoding septum site-determining protein MinC — protein MDSNGVKIKGVREGLEIIFDDEKYTYDKLAVELIDKMKGNLRFFRESSIKLIIDFNKIDNDILKDIRGFFERDLKVKEFILEDKNSYYIENSTYFNGIDEGKTKFIYKTVRSGQKIFFNGNIVVIGDVNSGAEVISTGNIVILGELKGRVHAGFKGNDKTIIAAFKLSPEILQISDIVSTSPDGDNPRYPEVAKLKNGCIEVEPYSINKYVY, from the coding sequence ATGGATAGCAACGGAGTTAAAATTAAGGGTGTTAGAGAAGGCTTAGAAATAATATTTGATGATGAAAAATATACATATGATAAGTTAGCTGTTGAATTGATAGATAAGATGAAAGGAAATTTAAGGTTTTTTCGTGAATCTTCTATAAAATTGATTATAGATTTTAATAAAATTGATAATGATATTCTTAAAGATATTAGAGGATTTTTTGAGAGAGATCTAAAGGTAAAAGAATTTATTTTAGAGGATAAGAATAGCTATTACATAGAAAATAGTACTTATTTTAATGGTATAGACGAAGGTAAAACAAAGTTTATATATAAGACAGTTAGGAGTGGACAAAAAATATTTTTTAATGGGAATATAGTTGTTATAGGTGATGTAAATAGTGGAGCTGAGGTTATATCTACAGGGAACATAGTAATTTTAGGAGAATTAAAGGGTAGAGTTCATGCTGGATTTAAAGGTAATGATAAAACTATAATTGCAGCATTTAAATTATCTCCAGAAATTTTACAGATAAGTGATATTGTTTCTACATCTCCAGATGGAGATAATCCAAGATATCCTGAGGTAGCTAAATTAAAAAATGGTTGTATTGAGGTAGAACCATATAGTATAAATAAATATGTATACTAG
- the minD gene encoding septum site-determining protein MinD: protein MSESIVITSGKGGVGKTTTTANIGTALASFDKSVVVVDGDTGLRNLDVLMGLENRIVYTLLDVVEGKCKLKQAIIKDKRFNSLYLLPTAQTRDKNDITTKQMQKLVNELKQDFDYVLIDCPAGIEQGFENAVIGADRAIVVVNPEITSVRDADRVIGKLDAKGLDRHQLIINKLNYSMTKKGDMLDVEDIMDTLSIKLLGVVPDDKNITISTNKGEPVVLSNKSKAGNAYINIARRLMGEEIPFMNLVEGNNILRSLVNIFKK, encoded by the coding sequence ATGAGCGAATCAATAGTTATAACATCAGGAAAAGGTGGTGTAGGCAAAACAACAACAACTGCAAATATTGGAACAGCACTTGCTTCTTTTGATAAAAGTGTAGTAGTTGTTGATGGGGATACAGGATTGCGAAATTTAGATGTATTGATGGGATTAGAAAATAGAATTGTATACACGTTACTAGATGTAGTTGAAGGTAAATGTAAACTTAAACAGGCTATTATAAAAGATAAAAGATTTAATAGTTTATATTTACTTCCTACAGCACAAACTAGGGATAAGAATGATATAACAACCAAACAAATGCAGAAATTAGTTAATGAGTTAAAACAAGATTTTGATTATGTTTTAATAGATTGTCCGGCAGGGATTGAACAAGGATTTGAGAATGCTGTTATAGGTGCTGATAGAGCTATAGTTGTAGTTAATCCTGAAATAACATCTGTGAGAGATGCGGATAGAGTCATAGGGAAATTAGATGCAAAAGGATTAGATAGACATCAATTAATAATTAATAAGTTAAATTATTCTATGACTAAAAAAGGTGATATGCTGGATGTAGAGGATATAATGGATACGCTATCTATAAAATTGTTAGGAGTTGTTCCAGATGATAAAAATATAACTATATCTACTAATAAAGGTGAACCAGTGGTATTATCAAATAAATCTAAAGCTGGAAATGCTTATATAAATATTGCACGGAGATTGATGGGAGAAGAGATTCCATTTATGAATTTGGTAGAAGGGAACAATATATTAAGATCGTTAGTTAATATATTCAAGAAATAA
- the minE gene encoding cell division topological specificity factor MinE: protein MIRLLHNRPLSKDIARDRLKVIIINDREGITPYVLNIIRSEILTIISKYINIDTNKVTFDLTNSSHDNAGYSYSELVAKIPLYRDNINSK from the coding sequence ATGATTAGATTACTTCATAATAGACCTTTATCAAAAGATATCGCTCGGGATAGGTTAAAAGTTATAATAATAAATGATAGAGAAGGGATAACGCCTTATGTTTTGAATATAATTAGGAGTGAGATATTAACAATAATTTCAAAATATATTAATATTGATACTAATAAAGTTACATTTGATTTAACAAATAGTTCACATGATAATGCAGGATATAGTTATTCTGAATTGGTAGCTAAAATTCCTTTATATAGAGATAATATAAATAGTAAGTAA
- the rodA gene encoding rod shape-determining protein RodA has protein sequence MKHVLFKFRQLRKIDFILLISVVILCLYGVINIFYATNFNSARKQLLFVLISCITLYIILFIDYSYFKKFIPIIYFLNIALLIFTKLFSKEINGANAWIQIGNFTLQPAEFMKISLILMISKVIDEGSNKINDKKSIYKLAFYILLPLIAIVIQPDMGMTIVCFVMSIGILFIAGINIKIFFAGSLLSIFSILLVWDTNLLPEYWKNRIVSFLNPALDSMGNGLQVSQSKIGIGIGGFMGRNGNSSYVSQFVPEPQNDFIFSIIGEYWGFLGSVLLLVVYIIIIMRVLKIARTAKDKFGELFCIGMVFYILYSVFQNIGMTIGLIPVTGINLPFVSYGGSSILSNMIGIAIVLNINMRKQSIVFID, from the coding sequence TTGAAACATGTTTTGTTTAAGTTTCGTCAACTTAGAAAAATTGATTTTATTCTTTTAATTAGTGTTGTAATTTTGTGTTTATATGGAGTAATAAATATATTTTATGCTACTAATTTTAATTCAGCTAGAAAGCAGTTGCTATTTGTATTGATATCTTGTATTACATTATACATAATATTATTTATAGATTATTCATATTTTAAAAAGTTTATTCCTATTATTTATTTTTTAAATATAGCATTATTGATATTTACTAAATTATTCAGTAAAGAAATTAATGGAGCGAATGCATGGATACAAATAGGTAATTTTACATTACAACCAGCAGAATTTATGAAAATTTCGCTAATATTAATGATTTCAAAGGTTATAGATGAGGGGAGTAATAAAATAAATGATAAAAAATCTATATATAAATTAGCGTTTTATATTTTATTACCATTAATTGCTATTGTTATACAACCTGATATGGGTATGACTATAGTTTGCTTTGTAATGAGCATAGGTATATTATTTATAGCTGGTATAAATATAAAGATATTTTTTGCTGGTTCACTTTTAAGTATATTTTCTATTTTATTAGTATGGGATACCAATTTATTACCTGAGTATTGGAAAAATAGGATTGTATCTTTTTTAAATCCTGCATTGGATTCTATGGGAAATGGATTACAGGTTTCTCAATCAAAGATAGGTATAGGTATAGGCGGTTTTATGGGTAGAAATGGTAATAGCAGTTATGTTTCACAGTTTGTACCTGAACCACAAAATGATTTTATATTTTCTATTATAGGAGAATATTGGGGGTTTTTAGGATCAGTTTTGTTATTAGTTGTATATATAATTATAATAATGAGAGTATTGAAAATAGCACGAACGGCTAAAGATAAGTTTGGTGAGTTGTTCTGTATAGGTATGGTTTTTTATATTTTATATTCTGTATTTCAAAATATAGGTATGACTATAGGGTTGATACCAGTGACGGGTATTAATTTACCTTTTGTGAGTTATGGAGGAAGTTCTATATTGAGTAATATGATAGGAATAGCTATAGTTTTGAATATTAATATGAGAAAACAAAGTATAGTTTTTATAGATTAG
- a CDS encoding peptidase: MLSLIAIFVHEITHLLFLKLSSIYTFKLKYIILGFSINLDDCNISNNKLLVLYFIGSLSNIILGLVLNLIQILFGIDIFRDFIMANFVIGFINLLPAFPLDGSSILRNILIRFIDCKIVNYISICFSFLIGSVILIYGLIFNGLMEISINYLILSIFIFINTFNEFIRFNKFNNIIYNLGNSCKCKSTIISVQLGSIRTLFDTIKLYMDYDISVFYIVSTEFEIIDVLFIKDIFRYYRIYGNINFLDLYK, translated from the coding sequence TTGCTATCATTGATAGCAATATTTGTACATGAGATAACCCATTTGTTATTTTTAAAACTAAGTAGTATTTATACTTTTAAATTAAAATATATTATATTGGGATTCAGTATAAATTTAGATGATTGTAATATATCAAATAATAAGTTGCTTGTACTTTATTTTATAGGTAGTTTATCTAATATAATTTTAGGCTTAGTATTAAATTTAATACAAATATTATTTGGAATAGATATATTTAGAGATTTTATAATGGCGAATTTTGTTATTGGATTTATTAATTTATTACCAGCATTTCCATTAGATGGATCGAGTATATTAAGAAATATATTGATTAGATTTATTGACTGTAAAATAGTGAATTATATTAGTATTTGTTTTAGTTTTTTAATAGGTAGTGTTATATTAATTTATGGTTTAATTTTTAATGGCTTAATGGAAATAAGTATAAATTATTTAATTTTATCCATTTTTATATTTATTAATACATTCAATGAGTTTATACGTTTTAATAAATTCAACAATATTATTTATAATTTGGGAAATAGTTGTAAGTGTAAGTCAACCATAATATCAGTGCAACTAGGGAGTATAAGGACATTGTTTGATACTATTAAATTATATATGGATTATGATATAAGTGTATTTTATATTGTTAGTACGGAATTTGAAATTATTGATGTTTTATTTATAAAAGATATATTTAGATATTATAGGATATATGGGAATATAAATTTTTTAGATTTATATAAATGA
- the rplU gene encoding 50S ribosomal protein L21, which produces MHAIVETGGKQYRVKEGDTVYVEKLDLDIDSSSEFDKVLAIFDKNNIKLGSPFLKGAKVKFDVVAHVKGKKIIVFKYKPKKDYRRKNGHRQPYTKITISKIEC; this is translated from the coding sequence ATGCATGCCATTGTAGAAACAGGTGGAAAGCAGTATAGAGTTAAAGAAGGAGATACTGTGTATGTTGAAAAGCTAGATTTGGATATTGATTCATCTAGTGAATTTGATAAAGTTTTAGCTATATTTGATAAAAATAACATTAAATTAGGTAGCCCGTTTTTAAAAGGTGCTAAGGTTAAATTTGATGTTGTTGCGCATGTTAAAGGTAAGAAAATAATTGTTTTTAAGTATAAGCCTAAAAAAGATTACAGAAGAAAGAATGGACATAGGCAGCCGTATACTAAGATTACTATTAGTAAGATTGAGTGTTAA
- a CDS encoding ribosomal-processing cysteine protease Prp has product MIKVELIHKKDKLFGFKVYGHSGYDISGRDIVCAAVSSITQSVIIGLNKVICDNFCYCVDKKKPLVYVNISDYKESDIEKAQILLNTFKYTLRELVNEYRNYIKIEMKEDNGDEV; this is encoded by the coding sequence GTGATTAAAGTAGAATTGATACATAAAAAAGATAAGCTCTTTGGGTTTAAGGTCTATGGTCATTCTGGTTATGATATATCAGGAAGAGATATTGTTTGTGCTGCAGTTTCATCAATTACACAAAGTGTTATAATTGGGTTGAATAAGGTTATATGTGATAATTTTTGTTATTGTGTTGATAAAAAAAAACCATTAGTTTATGTTAATATATCTGATTATAAAGAAAGTGATATTGAAAAAGCGCAAATATTGTTGAATACTTTTAAGTACACATTAAGAGAACTAGTTAATGAGTATAGGAATTATATTAAAATAGAGATGAAGGAGGACAATGGAGATGAGGTTTGA
- the rpmA gene encoding 50S ribosomal protein L27, translating into MRFDIQLFASKKGVGSSKNGRESHSKRLGVKRSDGQFVLAGNILMRQRGTKIHPGLNVGLGKDHTLFAKVDGVVKFETFGKGRKRASVYPVEVTV; encoded by the coding sequence ATGAGGTTTGATATCCAGTTATTTGCATCTAAAAAAGGTGTAGGTAGTTCTAAAAACGGTAGAGAAAGTCATTCAAAGAGATTGGGAGTTAAAAGGTCCGATGGTCAATTCGTTTTAGCTGGTAATATATTAATGAGGCAAAGGGGAACTAAAATACATCCAGGTTTGAATGTAGGATTAGGTAAAGATCATACTTTATTTGCAAAAGTTGATGGTGTTGTAAAATTTGAAACATTTGGTAAGGGTAGAAAAAGAGCTAGTGTTTATCCAGTTGAAGTTACTGTCTAA